Within Chelatococcus sp. HY11, the genomic segment CCGGCATCGACATCGGCCGCGATCCGGCACCGCTCGCGAGCGAGGCCATCCGGGGCGATGGCGCGGTGTTGATCAACAGCGCCGGCGAGCGGTTCATGCTGCATCTGCACGCGGACGCCGAACTTGCCCCGCGCGATGTGGTGGCGCGCGGCGTCTTCGCGGAGATCGCCGCCGGTCGCGGCGCTTTCATCGACGCGCGCGAAGCGCTCGGCCGTCATTTCGCCGAGCATTTCCCAACCGCCTATGCGGCCTGCGCCGGCGTCGGCATAGACCCGGCGGTCCAGCCCATTCCGATCGCGCCGGCCGCCCATTACCATATGGGCGGCGTCGTCACCGACGCGCAGGGACGTACGTCGCTGCCCGGCCTTTGGGCTGCGGGGGAAGTCGCCTCCACGGGCGTCCATGGCGCCAACCGCCTCGCCTCGAACTCGCTCCTCGAGGCGGTTGTTTTCGGCGCCCGCGTGGCGGCCGATCTGAAAGGGCTCGACGCGCGCCCCGCGACGACCGTGGTGCCGCTGCGGCAGCCGCGCGCCGGCCTGCCGACCGCGCGTGACAGGGAGGCGATCAGCCGGCTGCGCGCCGTCATGCAGGCCGATGTCGGCGTCGTCAGGGACGATGCCGGGCTGAAGCGCGCGATCGCCACGATCATGGACATCGACGCCGGTGCCGAGAGCATCATGCTCGCGCATATGGCGACAGCCGCCTTCCTCGTCGCCGCGCCCGCGCTCCTGCGGCAAGAAAGCCGTGGTGGACATTTCCGCGCCGACTTCCCACGGATCGACGACGCCTGGGGCCGCCGCACCATGACGACGCTGACGGCTCTCGAGACTGTCACCGCGACCGAACTCGGCCTCACGCGCAAGCGCGCCGCAGGAGAATGACGACGATGCAGGATCTCGTGCTCAATCCGCTGACGGTGCGCGAAGCGGTGACGCTCGCCCTGGCCGAAGACCTTGGCCGGGCGGGCGACATCACCACCAATGCCTGCATTCCGGCGGGAACGCCGGCATCACTCGTGATCGCATCACGGGCGACCGGTGTGATCTCCGGCATCGACGTGGCGGAGGAAGCTTTCCGCCAGATCGACGCCAGCGTTGAGTTCACGGCCGAGGTGCGCGATGGCGGACGTGTCGAGGCCGGCACCGTGGTGGCGCGGGTAACCGGGCCGGCGCGTTCCATCCTGTCCGCCGAACGCGTGGCGCTCAACTTCATGGGCCGGATGTCGGGCATCGCCTCGCTCACGGCCCGCTATGTGGAGCGCGTGGCGCATACCCGCGCGCGCATCGTCGACACGCGCAAGACGACGCCGCTGCTGCGCGCGTTCGAGAAGCACGCCGTGCGCTGCGGTGGCGGCATGAACCACCGCTTCGGCCTTGATGACGCGGTGCTGATCAAGGACAACCACATCGCGGTCGCCGGCTCCATCGCCGCCGCGCTGCGCGCCGCCAAGGCCCACGCGGGCCATATGGTGAAGATCGAGATCGAGGTCGATACGCTCGCCCAGCTCGTCGAGGTGCTCGACGAGGGCGCCGACGTCGTCCTGCTCGATAACATGTCGCCGTCACTCTTGCGTCAGGCCGTCGACATGGTCGGCGGGCGCATGCTGACCGAGGCTTCCGGCGGCATCAATCTCGACACGGTCGCCGCCGTCGCCGAAACCGGCGTCGACATGATCTCCGTCGGCGCGCTCACCCACTCGGCGCCCGTCATGGACCTCGGCCTCGACGTGAAGGTGGGGTAAGGCGGGTTCGTTTTTACCCTCACCCTGTCCCTCGCCCACGCAACACGGCTGTGGTCGCGTTGCGCTCAGCAATGCCAACTCGGCAACAGCCGAGTTGGCTCGAGAGGGGCGCCCACGATTGACCGCGCGGTCTGCATAACGCGAAACACCTCTCCCGGCGGGAGAGGTCGGACGCGCAGCGTCCGGGTGAGGGGCTACGGCCTCTCGGATAAAAGGAACTACGTTGATTCCGTTGTCATTCCGGGGCAAGTCGCAGGCTTGTGCCCGGAATCCATGAACACTGTCGGTCATCCATCATGACACGCCGTGGTCATGGATTCCCCTTCCCGACCGGCTTCGCCGATCGCCGGGGATGACAACTCCGTCTTGATTGTCGCGATGGCACGGACCTGCCGAGCCATCTTTTAAGTCTGCCCGGGCCTCAGCTTGTAGAAGATGTGCCGGCCGATGACGTCCATCTTCTTGAGGCGTTTCGCCCAGTAGGGGCGCACGTAGTCGGCATGATAGTGCGTCGAGCCGCCAACCTCCGAGAGATAGACCTTGCCGCGCAGCACCTCGCTGGCGACGCGCCGGGCCCGTTGCCAGGGGCCCTGTTCAGTGATGCGGAGTGACCGTCCCTCGCAAGCGAACGAGAACTGGCAGGCCTTGTAGCGGTGGCGGTTCTGGTAGACGACGCCGCAGATGGTCGAGGGATAGAGGCCACTCTTGGCGCGGTTGAGCACGACCTGCGCGACCGCCGCCTGCCCCTGGTCCGTCTCACCCCGCGCCTCGAAATAGACAGCCTCGGCCAGGCACTGTTCCTCGGCTACCCCGCGGGCGCTGTCGACAAGGCTGGCATAGTTCGGCCGTGTCCCATCCGATTTGGCGATGGTGCTCATGTTCTGCCCGCCATCGACGCCGAACGGCGGCAGGGACACCGGCGCTGCCGCGATCTCCATCGGCGTCGCGTCGGCGGGCGCGGGTGTTGTCGAGGCCAGCACCGCGGCGCGCGGCGCGGCGGGGGTGGCGCCGTTCTCGCCGACAACCGTGCGCGTGCCGCCGGCCCCCGTCACGCTGGGGGAACGCGGCGCCGTCGCCTGTTCGGTCAAGGTCAGATCTTCGGGCGACAGAGGCTCGAAGGCCAGCATATCCTCATGGGCGGGGATCTCCGTGGACCCCGGCATGAAGATGGTCTGCGGCAGAACCCGCTCGTTCTGCGAGAAGACAACGTCGAACGGCGTCTGCGGCCGCGCGGGCAGGACGGGTTGGGTGCGGCTGAGCCCGGGACGCAGGCGCACGATGGGGTCTCCCTTCGCACTGCGATCAAGCTGGGGATAGCCTTCGTGAGACGCCTTCAGCTCATCCTTCGGGGGGATTTCCGGCCGTACCGGGCGGATATCGAGCGGCATCTCGAAGGACAGGCTCGCCGTCTGCAGGCCCTCGGGCCCCAAACCCGGCAGGGCGATCATCGGCGCGACCTGCCGCGACTGCACGGCCTGAATCAACACGGCGCCATCGTTGATGAGCGCGGAGCGCACAGGCGAGAACGCGACTTCGGCGGTGAGGTTCTGGCCGGCGCTGGCCGTGAAGGATACCAGCATACCGCATGCGAGCGCCCACGGAGCAACAGTGCCCAGGGCCCAGGCAGCTCCAATGGTCAAGCTGGATCGACGACGCAAACGCATACCGGCACAATTTCCGCTGAGGCAACCCCGGAGGCCTGCCTTACCAGGCGCAGCAACCCGTTACCTCCCCCACGCAACGGGAAAGCGAAGCCGCGCCATCACGGAAAAAATAATCGCCCGGTAACGTAAAAAGGGCGTTAAAGCCGGATGCCTGTAGATGGCACCCGGCTGGTCCATTTCGGAGCAATCGGCCTGGTGTCTTAAGCGCTCTTCGCCTTCCGGCCGGCGAGAGCAGCCTGCGCGGCGGCGAGACGCGCGATCGGCACGCGATAGGGCGAGCACGACACGTAGTCGAGCCCGACCGTCTCGCAGAAGGCGACGGAGGCGGGATCACCGCCATGCTCGCCACAGATGCCGAGCTTGATGCCCGGGCGCTCGGCGCGACCCCGCTCGGCCGCGAGCTTCACCAGCTCGCCCACGCCCTCGACGTCGATCGTCACGAAGGGATCTGCCGGCAGGATGCCCTTGGCCGTATAGGAGCCGAGGAAGGAGCCGGCGTCATCGCGGGAGATGCCGAGGGTCGTCTGGGTGAGATCGTTGGTGCCGAAGGAGAAGAACTCCGCCGTCCCGGCGATGTCGCCCGCCTTGATGGCCGCGCGTGGCAGCTCGATCATGGTGCCGACCTGATAGGCGACGGTGACGCCCGTTTCACGGGCGACCGCCTTAGCCATGGCGTCGATGCGCTCCTTCGTCAGGTCGAGCTCGGCCCTGGTCATGACGAGCGGCACCATGATTTCCGGAGTCACGGGCTGGCCGGTGGCCTTGCCCGCCTCGACCGCCGCCTCGAAGATGGCGCGCGCCTGCATCTCGGCGATCTCGGGGAAGGCGACAGCGAGCCGCACGCCACGGAACCCGAGCATGGGGTTGAACTCGTGCAGCTCATGCGCGCGCGCGTTCAGCTTGGCGACGCTCGTGCCCGTGGAAGCAGCGACTTCCGCCACTTCCTCGTCGGTGCGCGGCAGGAACTCGTGCAACGGCGGATCGAGCAGGCGGATCGTCAGCGGCAGGCCCTGCATGATGGTGAACAGCTCGACAAAATCGGCGCGCTGCATCGGCAGGAGCTTGGCGAGAGCGACGCGGCGGCCGGCTTCGTCGTCGGCCAGGATCATCTCGCGGACGGCGAGGATGCGCTCGCCGTTGAAGAACATGTGCTCGGTGCGGCAAAGGCCGATGCCTTCGGCGCCGAAGGTCCGCGCCGTCCTGGCATCGAGCGGCGTCTCGGCATTGGCGCGCACCTTCATGCGGCGCACCTTGTCGGCCCAGCCCATGAGCGTGCCGAACTCGCCTGACAGTTCCGGCTCGAGCATCTTGACCTTGCCGTTGAGCACCTGGCCGGTACCGCCGTCGATCGTGATGATCTCGCCTCGCTTCAGCGTGACGCCGGCAGCGATCATCGTTCCCGCTGTGCCGTCAACGCGCAGGCTGCCGGCGCCGGAGACGCAAGGCTTGCCCATGCCGCGCGCCACGACGGCGGCGTGCGAGGTCATGCCGCCGCGCGTGGTGAGGATGCCCTCGGCGGCGTGCATGCCGTGGATGTCTTCCGGGCTCGTCTCGACGCGCACGAGGATGACCTTGCGGCCGGCCTTCTTGGCTTCTTCCGCTTCTTCCGAAGTGAAGACAATCTCGCCGGAAGCGGCCCCCGGTGAAGCCGGCAGGCCGGTAGCGAGCACCTTGCGCTCGGCCTTCGGATCAATGGTCGGATGCAGAAGCTGGTCGAGCGCGGCGGGCTCGACGCGCGTCACGGCCTCTTCCTCGGTGATCAGCCCTTCCGCCGCGAGTTCAACCGCGATACGCAGCGCGGCCTTGGCGGTGCGCTTG encodes:
- a CDS encoding L-aspartate oxidase, coding for MSQPDIVIIGGGLAGLFTALKLSPLPCLVLSPRPLGEGAASAWAQGGIAAAMAEGDSPESHAADTMVAGAGLVDEAAALSLAQEAPERIFELLDYGVPFDRDLEGRLLQSREAAHSFRRIVRVGGDTAGHAVMQALIAAVRNTPSIKVLEGFIAEDLVVVDGRVGGVFARGEGGAVDKATFFPARAAVLATGGAGHLYRVTTNPPESNGIGLAIAARAGAVIADTEFVQFHPTGIDIGRDPAPLASEAIRGDGAVLINSAGERFMLHLHADAELAPRDVVARGVFAEIAAGRGAFIDAREALGRHFAEHFPTAYAACAGVGIDPAVQPIPIAPAAHYHMGGVVTDAQGRTSLPGLWAAGEVASTGVHGANRLASNSLLEAVVFGARVAADLKGLDARPATTVVPLRQPRAGLPTARDREAISRLRAVMQADVGVVRDDAGLKRAIATIMDIDAGAESIMLAHMATAAFLVAAPALLRQESRGGHFRADFPRIDDAWGRRTMTTLTALETVTATELGLTRKRAAGE
- the nadC gene encoding carboxylating nicotinate-nucleotide diphosphorylase encodes the protein MQDLVLNPLTVREAVTLALAEDLGRAGDITTNACIPAGTPASLVIASRATGVISGIDVAEEAFRQIDASVEFTAEVRDGGRVEAGTVVARVTGPARSILSAERVALNFMGRMSGIASLTARYVERVAHTRARIVDTRKTTPLLRAFEKHAVRCGGGMNHRFGLDDAVLIKDNHIAVAGSIAAALRAAKAHAGHMVKIEIEVDTLAQLVEVLDEGADVVLLDNMSPSLLRQAVDMVGGRMLTEASGGINLDTVAAVAETGVDMISVGALTHSAPVMDLGLDVKVG
- a CDS encoding cell wall hydrolase is translated as MTIGAAWALGTVAPWALACGMLVSFTASAGQNLTAEVAFSPVRSALINDGAVLIQAVQSRQVAPMIALPGLGPEGLQTASLSFEMPLDIRPVRPEIPPKDELKASHEGYPQLDRSAKGDPIVRLRPGLSRTQPVLPARPQTPFDVVFSQNERVLPQTIFMPGSTEIPAHEDMLAFEPLSPEDLTLTEQATAPRSPSVTGAGGTRTVVGENGATPAAPRAAVLASTTPAPADATPMEIAAAPVSLPPFGVDGGQNMSTIAKSDGTRPNYASLVDSARGVAEEQCLAEAVYFEARGETDQGQAAVAQVVLNRAKSGLYPSTICGVVYQNRHRYKACQFSFACEGRSLRITEQGPWQRARRVASEVLRGKVYLSEVGGSTHYHADYVRPYWAKRLKKMDVIGRHIFYKLRPGQT
- the ppdK gene encoding pyruvate, phosphate dikinase, whose amino-acid sequence is MAKWVYTFGDGRAEGEAGMKNLLGGKGANLAEMSNLGLPVPPGFTITTEVCTYFYENGQSYPPDLTAAVDAALAHVGGLAGKTFGDEANPLLVSVRSGARASMPGMMDTVLNLGLNDVTVEAVAKAAGDERFAWDSYRRFITMYSDVVLGVGHHHFEEALELYKERKGLDLDTDLTAQDWKVLVKSYKDIVQKELGKPFPQDPSEQLWGAIGAVFGSWMNARANKYRELHGIPSSWGTAVNVQSMVFGNMGDSSATGVAFTRNPSTGERALYGEFLINAQGEDVVAGIRTPQDITEAARIASGSNKPSLEKEMPAAYAELVRIYGLLEKHYRDMQDLEFTIENGKLWMLQTRNGKRTAKAALRIAVELAAEGLITEEEAVTRVEPAALDQLLHPTIDPKAERKVLATGLPASPGAASGEIVFTSEEAEEAKKAGRKVILVRVETSPEDIHGMHAAEGILTTRGGMTSHAAVVARGMGKPCVSGAGSLRVDGTAGTMIAAGVTLKRGEIITIDGGTGQVLNGKVKMLEPELSGEFGTLMGWADKVRRMKVRANAETPLDARTARTFGAEGIGLCRTEHMFFNGERILAVREMILADDEAGRRVALAKLLPMQRADFVELFTIMQGLPLTIRLLDPPLHEFLPRTDEEVAEVAASTGTSVAKLNARAHELHEFNPMLGFRGVRLAVAFPEIAEMQARAIFEAAVEAGKATGQPVTPEIMVPLVMTRAELDLTKERIDAMAKAVARETGVTVAYQVGTMIELPRAAIKAGDIAGTAEFFSFGTNDLTQTTLGISRDDAGSFLGSYTAKGILPADPFVTIDVEGVGELVKLAAERGRAERPGIKLGICGEHGGDPASVAFCETVGLDYVSCSPYRVPIARLAAAQAALAGRKAKSA